The genomic stretch CCAGGAGCCTTGACCGCTGCAACCTTGAGGCCGCCGCGCAGCTTGTTGACGACGAGGGTCGCCAGCGCTTCGCCTTCGATGTCTTCGGCGATGATCAGGAGCGGGCGGCCCGACTGGACAGCTGCTTCGAGCACCGGAAGCATCGACTGGAGGTTCGACAGCTTCTTCTCGTGGATCAGGATGTACGGGTTTTCGAGTTCGACCGTCATCTTGTCCGGGTTGGTGATGAAGTAGGGCGAGAGATAGCCGCGGTCGAACTGCATGCCTTCGACGACATCGAGTTCGAATTCGAGACCCTTGGCCTCTTCAACGGTGATCACGCCTTCCTTGCCGACCTTTTCCATGGCTTCGGCGATCTTTTCGCCGACTTCACGGTCGCCATTGGCGGAGATCACGCCGACCTGGGCGATTTCTTCGCTGCCCGACACGTCCTTCGAACGGCCCTGCAGGTTTTCGACAACCTTGGTGACGGCGATATCGATGCCGCGCTTCAGGTCCATCGGGTTCATGCCGGCGGCAACCGACTTCATGCCTTCGTTGACGATCGCCTGGGCGAGAACGGTAGCGGTGGTGGTGCCGTCACCGGCGGCGTCGTTCGCCTTCGATGCGACTTCCTTGATCATCTGCGCGCCCATGTTCTCGAACTTGTCGGTCAGTTCGATTTCCTTGGCGACGGTGACGCCGTCCTTGGTGATGCGGGGGGCGCCGAAGCTCTTGTCGATCACGACATTGCGGCCCTTGGGGCCCAGCGTGACCTTGACGGCATTGGCGAGGGTGTCGACGCCGCGAAGGATGCCTTCACGGGCATCGCGGCCGAACTTTACGTCCTTGGCAGACATGTTTGTTTCTCCTGAAATTCTAGTCTTGGTGGGAAAGCGTCAGGGCCCGGCGATCAGCCGATGATCCCCATGATGTCGCTTTCCTTCATGATCAGCAGGTCTTCGCCGTCGATCTTGACTTCGGTGCCCGACCACTTGCCGAACAGCACGCGGTCGCCAGCCTTGACGTCCAGCGGAGTGACGCTGCCGTCTTCCCCCTTGGAACCGTTACCGACGGCGACGATCTCGCCTTCGCTCGGCTTTTCCTGGGCGCTGTCGGGGATGATGATGCCGCCAGCGGTTTTCTGGTCGGCTTCGATGCGACGGACCAGAACGCGGTCGTGCAGCGGACGAAATGCCATAGTGATGACCTCTCTCGTAAGGTTGAATAATCGGTTGGCACTCTCCACCCGAGAGTGCCAGCAGGGCGCATTTGGGGATGCGCCTTCATCGAGTCAACTGGGGTTCAGCTAAAAAAGTTGCGCCCTGTCAGGCAGGGCATGAACCAGATCAGGCGGAGTGCTTCGACAGCCCGATCCGGTCGCGGCGCATCCACCGCCCTGTCAGCAAGACAGACGCAAACACCAGCCCTGTGGCAAGCCCGACCCAGACGCCGGTGCCCTCCAGCGGAGAGTAAAAGCCGAGCCAGATGGCGACTCCGTATCCGGGCACCCAGTAACTGAAGATGGCGATCATCATCGGCACCCGCGTGTCCTGCAATCCGCGCAGTGCGCCTGCCGCGACTGCCTGGATACCGTCGAACAACTGGAATGCGGCTGCCACCTTCATGTACCTGATCGCAAACCCGACCATCGCTGCGTTCGCCGCAACCGTCGGATCGACGTAGATTTGCAGCAATTGGTAGGGTGCCAGCAGCATGGCGGCAGCGGTCAGGCACATGAAGCCGCCGCCCATCGCGATACCCACCCAGCCGGCGCGGCCGATGGCATCGCGGTCGCGCGCACCATAATGATAGCCGACCCGGATGGTCACCGCCTGGCCGATCCCGAAGGGAACCTGGAAGGCGAGCGCCGCCACCTGCAAAGCTACGGTATGGCCCGCAAGCTCGCTCGCCCCGATATTGCCCATCAGAAACGCAGCGCCGCTGAACAGTCCGGCTTCGGCGATGATGATGATCATGACCGGCGAGCCGACACGGATCAGTTCGCGGAAGCGTTCCCACTCTGGCCGCCACCAGTTCCCGAAGATCCGATAGCGCCGCATCCGGCGGTCGTAGGCGATCGCGATGATATAGCAGGCAAGGATAAACAGCGACGTGGTGACGCTGGCGAGCGCGGAGCCTTCGAGGCCGAGTGCGGGCGCGCCGAAATTGCCGAACACGAAGGCGTAATTGCCCAGCAGGCTCGCCCCCAGTGCTAGCCCCGTGATGGCGGTTGCAAAGACCGGGCGGCCCAGCGCCGAAACGAAATTGCGCAGCACATTGGCGAGCAGCATGGGGATCATCGCCCACAGGATGATCGCCAGGAAGTCACCTGCCCGCCCTGCGATCAGCGGATCCTGACCTGTGGCAAGCAGGATATCCTCGCCGAACAGGCACAACATCATGCCGAGCAGGCCCGAGAAGACGGCGAGCCACATGCCCATGCGTACCGAGCGGCGCACCTCGCGCACGGCATGGCGGCGGCGGCCAAGTTCCTCTGCGATCAGGGCTGCGACGATGCCGGTCAGTCCGCTGAGGCTCCACATGGTGAGGCCGAATATCGCAATGGCGAGCGAAGATGCGGCGAGTTCGACCTCGCCAAGCCGCGCGACGAAGATCACGTCGACTGCGTGGACCAGCATCTGCAACAGGTTCGCCGCAGCAAGAGGCCAGGCAAGCTTGAAGGTCGCGACAATCTCGTCACGCCAGCCGTCGCTGCCGATCGGCAGGGGCTTCAGGGGGTGTGCGTCATGCATCATACCGGTGCTGCCCATGCACCGGACAGCCGGACCGGATACGTCCGATGGACGAATTGCCAAAGCGGGTTGCGCGCGGCGGCCCGTTTTCCTCGCTTATGCGCGGCCAAAGGGCCACAGTCGCTTTTCCTTGCGGCAGGGAAGGCGGTTTTAAAAAATCACGCCAAATTTGACCTGCGACCATCGACCTTTGCTCTGCGTGCGTCACTATGGCGAGGTGAGACGAGAAGGAGACGGGGAATGCGTTTTGTGAAATTGCCCATAGCGTCTGCAATGGTGCTGGTTTTGTCCGCGTGTGGCGGTTCGGCCGATGAACCCGCAGGGGAAGCGCCGTATGACGATGCCGCGCCCGAGGCTGACGAAACGGCGGCGGTTGATGTGGCGCCCGAAGCGGACGCAGACGTGGCGTCTGCTGGCAATGCAGCCCCGGCCGCCTTCACCCAGTGTAAGACCTGTCACTCGGTCGAAATGGGCAAGAACATGATCGGCCCGTCCCTCGCGGGCGTTTTCGGAGCATCCGCCGGCCATGTCGGCGATTTCGCCTACAGCACGCCCATGCGCGAATCCGGCCTGACGTGGGACGAGGTAACGCTTGGTGCCTATCTCGAGAACCCGCAGTCGGTGGTGCCGGGCACCAAGATGTCGTTTGCAGGGGTCAAGGATGCCGCAAGACGGCAGGAAGTGATCGATTACCTCAAGACGCTGAAATAGCGCCGCGGCCATCTGGTGCGCA from Altererythrobacter epoxidivorans encodes the following:
- a CDS encoding MATE family efflux transporter, producing the protein MHDAHPLKPLPIGSDGWRDEIVATFKLAWPLAAANLLQMLVHAVDVIFVARLGEVELAASSLAIAIFGLTMWSLSGLTGIVAALIAEELGRRRHAVREVRRSVRMGMWLAVFSGLLGMMLCLFGEDILLATGQDPLIAGRAGDFLAIILWAMIPMLLANVLRNFVSALGRPVFATAITGLALGASLLGNYAFVFGNFGAPALGLEGSALASVTTSLFILACYIIAIAYDRRMRRYRIFGNWWRPEWERFRELIRVGSPVMIIIIAEAGLFSGAAFLMGNIGASELAGHTVALQVAALAFQVPFGIGQAVTIRVGYHYGARDRDAIGRAGWVGIAMGGGFMCLTAAAMLLAPYQLLQIYVDPTVAANAAMVGFAIRYMKVAAAFQLFDGIQAVAAGALRGLQDTRVPMMIAIFSYWVPGYGVAIWLGFYSPLEGTGVWVGLATGLVFASVLLTGRWMRRDRIGLSKHSA
- the groL gene encoding chaperonin GroEL (60 kDa chaperone family; promotes refolding of misfolded polypeptides especially under stressful conditions; forms two stacked rings of heptamers to form a barrel-shaped 14mer; ends can be capped by GroES; misfolded proteins enter the barrel where they are refolded when GroES binds), with the protein product MSAKDVKFGRDAREGILRGVDTLANAVKVTLGPKGRNVVIDKSFGAPRITKDGVTVAKEIELTDKFENMGAQMIKEVASKANDAAGDGTTTATVLAQAIVNEGMKSVAAGMNPMDLKRGIDIAVTKVVENLQGRSKDVSGSEEIAQVGVISANGDREVGEKIAEAMEKVGKEGVITVEEAKGLEFELDVVEGMQFDRGYLSPYFITNPDKMTVELENPYILIHEKKLSNLQSMLPVLEAAVQSGRPLLIIAEDIEGEALATLVVNKLRGGLKVAAVKAPGFGDRRKAMLQDIAILTQGEMVSEDLGIKLENVTLGMLGQAKKVSIDKDNTTIVDGAGSADDIKARVGEIRAQMENTSSEYDREKLQERLAKLAGGVAVIKVGGATEVEVKERKDRVDDALHATRAAVEEGIVPGGGTALLYATKALEGVTGANDDQTRGVDIVRRAIQAPVRQIATNAGHDGAVISGKLMDANDESLGFNAATDTYENLVAAGVIDPTKVVRTALQDAASVAGLLITTEAAITDKPEDKSGPAMPDMGGMGGMGGMGF
- a CDS encoding c-type cytochrome; its protein translation is MRFVKLPIASAMVLVLSACGGSADEPAGEAPYDDAAPEADETAAVDVAPEADADVASAGNAAPAAFTQCKTCHSVEMGKNMIGPSLAGVFGASAGHVGDFAYSTPMRESGLTWDEVTLGAYLENPQSVVPGTKMSFAGVKDAARRQEVIDYLKTLK
- the groES gene encoding co-chaperone GroES yields the protein MAFRPLHDRVLVRRIEADQKTAGGIIIPDSAQEKPSEGEIVAVGNGSKGEDGSVTPLDVKAGDRVLFGKWSGTEVKIDGEDLLIMKESDIMGIIG